From one Triticum urartu cultivar G1812 chromosome 3, Tu2.1, whole genome shotgun sequence genomic stretch:
- the LOC125545054 gene encoding probable glycerol-3-phosphate dehydrogenase [NAD(+)] 2, cytosolic isoform X1: protein MAYYPNPTPSPTHHHQSVTVRATSGSSNPSRLPPPVLFLPRPGSAHPPATSRSAVTRRIPEKKRNSPIPHHLAFDARNARPASETAPPTAGRSGRQAAARLGLSGRHPASPPSQFGDRLCSGGLRGWPWFCLRREAMGGAEDGAHAAGGPASNGHANGAVEEKVDELRRVMGKADGDPLRIVGVGAGAWGSVFCALLQDAYGHLRDKVQLRIWRRPGRAVDRATAEHLFNVINAREDVLRRLIRRCAYLKYVEGRLGDRTLYADEILRDGFCLNMIDTPLCPLKVVTNLQEAVWDADIVINGLPSTETRVVFGEIGRYWKERVNAPVIISLTKGIEASLDPVPRIITPTQMISKATKVPLDNILYLGGPNIASEIYNKEYANARICGTDKWRKPLAKFLRQPHFIVWDNSDLITHEVMGGLKNVYAIGAGMVAALTNESATSKSVYFALCTSEMIYITHLLEEEPEKLAGPLLADTYVTLLKGRNAWYGHKLAKGELTLEMGDSIKGKGTIQGVSAVDAFYKLLSQDSLSVMHPEANKSVAPVEMCPILKTLHKILIKRELPTESILQAIRDESMCDPRERIEMARGQSLYRPSILGQPNGDVKA from the exons ATGGCATACTACCCAAATCCGACACCATCACCAACCCACCATCATCAGTCCGTCACCGTCCGTGCGACCTCCGGCTCCTCGAATCCGTCCCGCCTACCCCCTCCGGTTCTTTTCTTACCGCGCCCCGGCTCCGCTCACCCACCTGCCACCTCCCGCTCCGCCGTGACGCGGCGGATcccagaaaagaaaagaaattctcCGATCCCCCACCACCTCGCTTTCGACGCGAGGAACGCCCGACCGGCGAGCGAAACCGCGCCACCAACCGCCGGCCGCTCGGGCAGGCAAGCCGCGGCCCGCCTCGGTCTCTCCGGCCGACACCCCGCGTCACCCCCGTCGCAATTCGGCG ACAGGTTATGTAGTGGTGGCTTGCGCGGCTGGCCTTGGTTTTGCTTGCGGCGAGAAGCAATGGGCGGAGCGGAGGACGGGGCGCACGCGGCGGGGGGCCCCGCGTCGAACGGGCACGCCAATGGGGCCGTGGAGGAGAAGGTGGACGAGCTGCGGCGGGTGATGGGAAAGGCCGACGGGGACCCGCTCCGGATCGTCGGCGTCGGGGCCGGGGCCTGGGGCAGCGTCTTCTGCGCGCTCCTGCAGGACGCCTACGGCCACCTCCGCGACAAGGTGCAGCTCCGCATCTGGCGCCGCCCCGGCCGCGCCGTCGACCGCGCCACGGCCGAGCACCTCTTCAACGTCATCAACGCGCGCGAGGACGTCCTGCGCCGCCTGATCCGCCGATGCGCCTACCTCAAGTACGTCGAGGGCCGCCTCGGGGACCGCACGCTCTACGCCGACGAGATACTCAGGGACGGCTTCTGCCTCAACATGATCGACACCCCGCTCTGCCCGCTCAAGGTCGTCACCAACCTGCAGGAGGCCGTCTGGGACGCAGACATTGTCATCAACGGCCTGCCGTCCACGGAGACGAGGGTTGTGTTTGGGGAGATTGGGAGGTACTGGAAGGAGAGGGTTAATGCCCCAGTCATCATCTCGCTCACCAAAGGGATAGAAGCATCCCTGGATCCGGTGCCGCGGATCATAACTCCGACACAGATGATTAGCAAAGCAA CTAAGGTTCCATTGGATAATATTCTATATCTTGGTGGCCCTAACATCGCGTCTGAAATATATAATAAAGAATATGCGAATGCTCGTATTTGTGGAACTGACAAATGGAGGAAACCTCTTGCTAAATTTTTGAGGCAGCCTCATTTTATTGTCTGGGATAATAGTGATCTCATCACTCATGAAGTCATGGGAGGTTTGAAAAATGTGTACGCTATTGGTGCTG GTATGGTGGCAGCACTAACCAATGAGAGTGCTACCAGCAAGTCTGTTTACTTTGCACTTTGCACATCTGAAATGATCTACATCACCCACCTTCTGGAAGAAGAACCCGAAAAACTTGCTGGACCGTTATTAGCTGACACTTATGTCACGTTGTTGAAAGGTCGTAATGCATGGTATGGGCATAAGTTAGCTAAAGGGGAACTGACTCTGGAAATGGGTGATAGCATAAAAGGCAAAGGGACAATCCAG GGTGTCTCTGCGGTCGATGCATTTTATAAACTTCTCAGTCAGGATAGTTTGAGTGTAATGCATCCAGAAGCCAACAAATCTGTTGCGCCAGTTGAGATGTGCCCCATCTTGAAAACACTTCATAAAATTTTGATCAAGAG GGAACTTCCTACTGAGTCGATTCTTCAGGCTATAAGAGATGAGTCGATGTGTGACCCGCGTGAAAGAATTGAGATGGCACGGGGGCAGTCACTTTACCGACCATCTATTCTTGGTCAACCAAATGGAGATGTGAAAGCTTAG
- the LOC125545054 gene encoding probable glycerol-3-phosphate dehydrogenase [NAD(+)] 2, cytosolic isoform X2, with protein MGGAEDGAHAAGGPASNGHANGAVEEKVDELRRVMGKADGDPLRIVGVGAGAWGSVFCALLQDAYGHLRDKVQLRIWRRPGRAVDRATAEHLFNVINAREDVLRRLIRRCAYLKYVEGRLGDRTLYADEILRDGFCLNMIDTPLCPLKVVTNLQEAVWDADIVINGLPSTETRVVFGEIGRYWKERVNAPVIISLTKGIEASLDPVPRIITPTQMISKATKVPLDNILYLGGPNIASEIYNKEYANARICGTDKWRKPLAKFLRQPHFIVWDNSDLITHEVMGGLKNVYAIGAGMVAALTNESATSKSVYFALCTSEMIYITHLLEEEPEKLAGPLLADTYVTLLKGRNAWYGHKLAKGELTLEMGDSIKGKGTIQGVSAVDAFYKLLSQDSLSVMHPEANKSVAPVEMCPILKTLHKILIKRELPTESILQAIRDESMCDPRERIEMARGQSLYRPSILGQPNGDVKA; from the exons ATGGGCGGAGCGGAGGACGGGGCGCACGCGGCGGGGGGCCCCGCGTCGAACGGGCACGCCAATGGGGCCGTGGAGGAGAAGGTGGACGAGCTGCGGCGGGTGATGGGAAAGGCCGACGGGGACCCGCTCCGGATCGTCGGCGTCGGGGCCGGGGCCTGGGGCAGCGTCTTCTGCGCGCTCCTGCAGGACGCCTACGGCCACCTCCGCGACAAGGTGCAGCTCCGCATCTGGCGCCGCCCCGGCCGCGCCGTCGACCGCGCCACGGCCGAGCACCTCTTCAACGTCATCAACGCGCGCGAGGACGTCCTGCGCCGCCTGATCCGCCGATGCGCCTACCTCAAGTACGTCGAGGGCCGCCTCGGGGACCGCACGCTCTACGCCGACGAGATACTCAGGGACGGCTTCTGCCTCAACATGATCGACACCCCGCTCTGCCCGCTCAAGGTCGTCACCAACCTGCAGGAGGCCGTCTGGGACGCAGACATTGTCATCAACGGCCTGCCGTCCACGGAGACGAGGGTTGTGTTTGGGGAGATTGGGAGGTACTGGAAGGAGAGGGTTAATGCCCCAGTCATCATCTCGCTCACCAAAGGGATAGAAGCATCCCTGGATCCGGTGCCGCGGATCATAACTCCGACACAGATGATTAGCAAAGCAA CTAAGGTTCCATTGGATAATATTCTATATCTTGGTGGCCCTAACATCGCGTCTGAAATATATAATAAAGAATATGCGAATGCTCGTATTTGTGGAACTGACAAATGGAGGAAACCTCTTGCTAAATTTTTGAGGCAGCCTCATTTTATTGTCTGGGATAATAGTGATCTCATCACTCATGAAGTCATGGGAGGTTTGAAAAATGTGTACGCTATTGGTGCTG GTATGGTGGCAGCACTAACCAATGAGAGTGCTACCAGCAAGTCTGTTTACTTTGCACTTTGCACATCTGAAATGATCTACATCACCCACCTTCTGGAAGAAGAACCCGAAAAACTTGCTGGACCGTTATTAGCTGACACTTATGTCACGTTGTTGAAAGGTCGTAATGCATGGTATGGGCATAAGTTAGCTAAAGGGGAACTGACTCTGGAAATGGGTGATAGCATAAAAGGCAAAGGGACAATCCAG GGTGTCTCTGCGGTCGATGCATTTTATAAACTTCTCAGTCAGGATAGTTTGAGTGTAATGCATCCAGAAGCCAACAAATCTGTTGCGCCAGTTGAGATGTGCCCCATCTTGAAAACACTTCATAAAATTTTGATCAAGAG GGAACTTCCTACTGAGTCGATTCTTCAGGCTATAAGAGATGAGTCGATGTGTGACCCGCGTGAAAGAATTGAGATGGCACGGGGGCAGTCACTTTACCGACCATCTATTCTTGGTCAACCAAATGGAGATGTGAAAGCTTAG